The DNA segment TATATTGCATGATTGACCATATGGATATgttacatgaaaataattttgtaatgttATTTACATGCCATAAACATGACAAATTCACAAGTAGTAAATGATACTTGGTAACAATAAATCAATGTAACTCATGTAGAGTAACACTACGGTGCAGTCATACAAATTTTTTGATGTGTTAAATTTTTTGATGTGTTAATGGGTTATGCATTTTACGAGTACCATGTACTTATTTCATGTGGGATAATAAGTATAAATTTAAATGCATACTTTATGTGTTTATTCTTCCTTTCAGAGGTCACTacagtatattaaaataataatcactagcttctaaaatttaaaataaataaataaaattaaaatatttactcaagaaacatttgaattttggatttggtgcatcaatgttcaaaattcagttatgatatatcattttaattatttagcattTAAATGAACTAATTGAATCAAGATATCATCAAAGTGACCTCTATGAACTAATTGAATCAAGATATCACCAAAGTGACCTCTCTTGTGTAGATTGTTCATGAGAAATGTTAAATGCTAACGTGTTTGATGTGATTATTTATATGAATGGTTATTGACCCACTTGAGATGAGATATACCGTTATTTTTAAATGCATTCATGATTTCTGTGAGCttattgtattatttgttttgatctttaagtaatatatttaaaatacttatttgttacaattttaattatctCTAAGTAAATGAATTTTATCACGTGTAATGCACAAACTTAAATACTAATTTAACCTCTAATAATCATTTAAGAGTCTATTGACTTTTTAACTcttcaactttttaaaatttttatttttagtttctaatctAAAAATTTTGTTTGGTCAAGCAGGTgttggaacttttttttttttttaaattatcactTTTGGTTCCTACTCCATAATCTCTCTTTGTCAAATGCTgatattgttaatattttattattattttacgtCATTTTGTGGTTGTTCATTATTTAGCAGTCCAAACTGCTAGGAAATCTTTAGCGGGAACATTAAAAGCTATTATATAATTTCTACCCGTTCAAAACTACAAAGAAAATTGCTTCTATGTGTTACTGAAATACAAAGCAGAACTAAAGAATTGAACTATTAGAAAATGAACTGCtacaaaatatcataaaatgGTGATAAAAAATTGGCATCATCAGCATATCTAATGGCAAAATTAAATGGCATGGACCCAAAGTGGTTCCTAATTTTATTGAAGAAACTGAAGGGGTGGACTTGGAAAATCAACTCTtgccaaacatgttttcaataATCAACAAGTGAAAGGACACTCTGATTGTCGTTCTTTTATCACAGTTTGTCAATCATACACTGTGAAGGAGCTATTAGAAGATATGATACAAAAATTATGCAAGGACGCTGATGATGAGTCTCTTCCAAAAGGGCTACATGAGATGAATGACATTAGCTACAAAAGTGAGACAATACCTTCAGTCGAAGAGGTATTTGGTATTGTTTGATGATGCCTGGGAAGAAAAATTTTGCGATGAGGTTGAGCACGCCTTGCCTAATAATGACAAAGGAGGTAGAATCATAATCACCACTAGAACGATGCACTTTGCAGAGTATTTTAAGGGATCGTTTCTTGTTCATGTTTACAAACTACAACATTTGCCTCCAAACAAAGCATGGGAACTCTTCTGCAAGAAGGCATTTAGATTTGAACCTTATGAGCAATGTCCAGGTGAGCTTGAGGATATGCCATGTTCAAGCTTTTGATAGTACTTGATCTTGCAAGTACTTTGTAGAAAAATGTTCCTGATAACTTGGGGAATATTTTTCACGGGCATGAGGTACTTAAACTTGAGTCACACAAACGTAGAGGTTCTTCCTAGATCCATTGGTATGTTGGTGAACTTAGAAACCTTGGATCTAAGTCAAACATGCGTGCATGAGCTACCAAGAGAGATAAACAACCTCACAAAGCTAAGGCTTCTTCCAGTCTACTATAGAAAATATAACAATACTGTATGTTGGATTTCACAATGGGTGTGAAAATGCAAGAAGGTATCAGTTGCTTGAAATCATTACAAAAGCTTTACTTTTTGGATGCTGATCATGGTGGATTAGACCTTCTGGAAGAGCTCAAAAGGTTGAAAAAGTTAAGGAAGTTAGGGATAAGGCGTATGCAGACAGAATATGCAACCTTGAATCTCTCAATGTTAATACAATAGCTGAGGATGAAGTCATTGACTTGGATTTTGTAACACCTCCATTGCTACTAcgagttttgaatttgaaagttTGAGTGACAAAGTTGCCCGAGTGGATTCCAAAACTTGAGTATCTTGTCAAGTTAAGGCTTGGTTTATCTAAGCTCGAACAAGATTCAGCAGACGCACTAAAAGACTTGCCAAATTTGTGGCGCCTAAATATGTGGGATAATGCATGTATTGGTgaaattttgcattttaaaataggatttcAAAAGTTGATACTACTGGATCTCACTCGATTAAGCAGATTAAAATCTGTCTCTATAGACAAAGGAGCTTTGGTTGGTCTTGAACACTTCAGATTTAAGGATAACCCCCAAATGAAGGTTGTACCTCAGGATCTCAAAGACTTGGAAAACCTTCAATTTCTTGGCTTTGCTGATATGCCAACTGAATTAGTAGAGAGCATTGATCCAGCAAAAGGAGGAAAACAATATTCGACTATCCACCATATTCCACTTGTACTTATTCGTCAGCATGTGGGACCAGGATTTAATGACTGAGTTGCGCCCTGTTCCCACATTAGCCACTATCCGAAGACTGTAATATTAAGGTACTTTTTCCTCATGCCATCATATATTAATGTTGCTCTAATAAATGTTCGAAATTATAATATGAGGTCTGGCTAATCTATgttcttaaattattaattaaagaattgaaaaatagaaattatttattgtataaattataagagacggtaaaaaaaatcatggacAACTTAATTTTCTGtttctcaataaaaatatttttatttaagttttttaaccAATAACCTTAGAATTAGGGTtgtgaaaaaaatctaaatatataaaacCAATCCATATCCAATCCAATTAATTGGAtatgaattaaatatttgttttgatttttaaatccaATACAATTTTTTGGACGATGACTCCTAAGTTTTTTTTACCAACTCTAGCAGGAATTATTTTTTGATCAATATCGTCTAGAGTTATTTTGACTGACGTCAATTGATGACTTTTTAAGTCGTCAACGGTTGAGACTATTTTTCAGTTAATGTCGGTAAGGATTTTTTCAGCCAACGTTGATCAGGACTATTTTTTGGCCGATGTCGTCCAAAGCTTTTTAGGTCAACATCAGTCGAGCCCATTTTTTGGTTGACGTCAGCTAGGATTTTTTTTGCCGATGTCTATcgagattatttttttgttgtaatcAGGTAGGGGTTTTTTTGCCAATGTCTGTCGAGATTATTTTGGTCAACATCGGTTGaaaaacatcaacaacaaaaaaacctaACTGACGCCGACCAAAATATTCCTCCAATTGATGTTGATCGAAAAAACTCTAGTTGATGTCAACAAAAAATATCCCTAGCCAACGTCGGCAAAAAGAAATAATCATGGTTGACATTGGCCAACAAACCCTGATTGGCGCCtacaaaaaaatagtttcaacCAGCGtcaacaaaaaaacctagcgaATGTTGACCATATATAAAATAGTTCCGACTAATGTTGGCAAAAAGATAACAACGACTGGCATCGGCCAAAAAAAACCTTATCGATGCCCGCCACAAAAACCCTAACCAATGTCGGCCAAAAACTAGTCATGGTCGACGTTGATTGAAAAATTCTAGTCGATGTCGACCAAAAGCCTTACTTGGTGGTTGGAAAAAAGacacatttaattataaattcaaatgtgGCAGATGTAATGTAGGGCAAAACCACTATAAAATGGATtgctttttcatttcttccgtCATCCCACCTAATGAATCATTAAgaattacttttaataaaatcttaagTATTTGCAGGTTAATATCACCGACCAGCATTGACTAAAAACCCTAGAAGACCTCAACCAAAAAACAAGTCTACCTAAGATCGGCCAAAAACATCCTTGACTACCAAAAATGCACTGACCGACGTTAGCCAAAAAATAGTCCTAGTTAATGTCGATCTAAAAATGTCTGGTCCGATGTTAGCTGAAATTGCCCTCGTTGAGGTAGGCTGAAAATACCCTAACCAAGATTAATCAAAAATAGTCTTGACCTAAATCGGTTGAAAATAGCTCTTAAATGGACAGGTgctaagttttttctttttagcgtttaattactaaattttgtaaaaaaaatccttataatatttaaatgaatataaattaGATATGACCAAATCCACATCCACTTAAATGGATTAGATCTTGAATccaaattgtattttaaaaaatatggataTAGATTTAAGATCCAATCCATTTAAGTAGATATGGATTGAATTCTTAAAAATTGAATCCATGCCTACCCCTACTTAGAAAATTGGCTTGCGTTTGTCATAATATAATGCCATATATTAATATCTATTTATAGATGGTCTATATATTGACCAAAGGCAAAGGGGGATGCTCTAGATATTGTTCTTAGATATTAACTTAATCTCTTTGCAAATTCACAGGTCTCGAATGTAGTTCTTAGAATTTCATGGAAGAAGTactttagagtgtgtttggataagagactttaaaattctgagaaattttaaattctaacaatttcaaatattttaattgaaattcttttattttcaaaattttgtgttaatttggataaaaaaatttaaaatgtgaggatgaaagaaaatgaatgcaaagaaGATATGGTTGGTGTACTTCCAAAGAGAATAATATTATGTGGCATGTGGAGTTCACAGGGAACCAAGATACGACAATCACCACCACACTCGACCACAACATTCAGTCGCAAGACATGACCCAGACCCTCTACGCCGGCGAGCACCTGCGTTGCATGATGAACGATGATGGCTGCTCCCGTGGCTGGCTGATGCAGTTCTACGTGTCCCCCTATGTCTGCATCCGATCGACGCTCTGCGAGCTTGGAGAGTGCTTCTCGAAAAAGATGATCATCAGCGTGAGGGAAGAGTCGTGATTTCGAGAACATGATTTTGAGAACTTTCAAGTGGGTGAGATGATGAAGGTGATAAAGGAAACACACGAACATTTTGAAAAGCTCTTAtatcaagaagagaatttcaatttctcaccttttagaaggaaattaaaatttctcatttttagttgtttaaaattctattttaaaattctaaaaatttaaattattcataaaaaaatccaaacagtaatttttagattaaaaaatttaaattttctgataaattacttttctcagttaaaattttctatctaaacacattttataagattttgttttattttcttatagacTTTCGACCATTCATTATAGATTCTGTAAACAGCCTGGTTTCTCATGCTCagttcatttttctaattttctagTTTTTgcatgataaaaaaacaaaaaacaaaaagaggatAGTCAAAATAATTGGTAACAAATCGTTGATTCCAGCAACGCAACAAATCAATCCAATGAATAACAAAGATACTGCAATTATTTATAGTGGAAAGAAGCAAGAAATCTTCATTACAAACTTCAAAGAGTAAATCtacaatgaagaaaaaagaaaaagaaaaaaaagtcacaTGTGCATTCCAAAACCAAGAGAAGGCAGACTAAAGTTTAGAATACAGCAAAATAATTGGCAAGCAACAGTACTAGGTTCCATCATCACAACAAGTCCAATAATAGTACAGAAATTACATTTGTctttattatgaaaatgaaaatgtccATTCAAATGAAGTGTTCAGTACAAGCTTTATAGAGCAGCTCCCACAACCTGCAATAAATAGCAtgtaagaagaaaaatcaaatgaactCTTAATTATTCCTTGTGTGTGAGagcaaaatagataaaaataaaatttgttgaaatttattaaaaattataaaatttggtgGGATGATTCAATTCGAAAGAGATACAGGTTGAACCACTTTGGCATTTCCACAAAGGCACAAACACTAACATATTTTtccatataataaaaaagttcatGACACTTCTATATAGTTTTTAACTTAGTTAAACATGTTCAATTGAGTGTCAACACAAGATTAAGCAATAACTTAGTAAACAtgctaaaattattatattcaaaGAAGCATTAAAACAACTTCAAATATAGTTACTATTTGAATATTGAATTTAgtaattgtaaaattaaaaatacactaGTATTAGTTAATTCTCTcactataaaatatatatgatgaatCAAATTAGTTTTGTAAAACATCAAGCtctaacatataaaataaaaagcactTTCAATATTTTACGTTCGAAATTAAAATGCTACTTGCATATcatcaattataaaatatagagaaaataaatttaattcctAGAATATATTATCGATAGGGTTTTTTTGGTTCTcagctttatttatttatataaattaattttcaaacatATCAATTTATGGATCATAAAATTGTAGATTTTTTGCCTAACTCATCTCTAAAAGTTAACTTATAGGATGAAAGTTGTTTTCCATTCACACTTAACACTTTTAACGTGTTTGGTGTGTGGATATAATgagtaacacttttttttatagatagatTCTAATGCCATTTTAGAATTGTTTATGTTTGACCTAActcaattttaaaagttaactcAAGGTAAGGAACCCACTAGTGATATATGCTCACCTTATTCAACTTGCTAAGAAATTCAACTTGACAGAAacttgaaaatcaaaacaacacAAATGAAGCATTTTTTATGGAGAACATTGCATCTCTAAGATACATCAACTCACATAAAAGAcctgtattaaaaaaaaaactaacataaaaGGCATGACAGAATCCAAGTATAAAAGGATAAATGTCTACATGATtggtaaatataattaaaacatgAAAAGAAAGACGAACATATGATTGAGGAAAGGGTATGTACCTTTATATTAGACATCAAAGCATTATCAGTTTGTTTAAGATTCCTTGGAGGACTAGTGAATAGAGCGGATGTCAAAATCATAGAGTTTTGGGCCAATCCAATGACGGATGAGTACTTGGGGAACATGATTGATGATCTCATAATCTTGACCTTTTTTTGGATCAATGCTCTCAACAAGCTCAGTTGACATATCTTGGAAGTCAATAACTTTAAGGTTATCCAAGGCTTTGATGCCTGAGGATAGCTTCTTGAGATGGGGGATTTTGgcaattataaaatattcaagAGAAAGCAAACTTCCTTTATCTATTAATACAGAATTTACTCTATTCAAGCGAGCTAGATACAGTTCCTTCAATTTTGGAAACCCTCCActttgaaaatgcaaaatttcaCCACCATAGGCATTGTCCCAAATACCAAGCTTCAACAAATTTGGCAAGTTTTCTAGCGATCTTAAAAGATCATCTTTCAAATTGCATAAACCCAGTCTTATCTCAACAAGAAACTCAAGTTTTGAAATCCAATTAGGCATCTTCTCCAATCTTGTTTTCAATTTAAGTCGTCGAAGTTGGGGTAGGGATGATATAGGGTTCAAGTCAATGATTTCATCCTCACCTATTGCAGTGATATCAAGTGATTCAAGGTGTTTCATCTCTACCACGGAAGCACATATTGCATTCCCATATTCCCTCCGAACACGCCTTAAGCCTAACTTGCTTAATTGCCATAAGAATTTCATCTCTTGGATGAGATCTATCCCACCATGATCTACCTCCACATAGCAAAGTTTTAATAGGGAAGTCAAGTTTTTAATACCCTTTTCCATTAGCACACCAGTTGTAAATCCCAAGAGAGAATAACGTGCTTCATAGTTTCGATGGAAAGCAAGAAGATGTCTTAACTTTTTGAGCATGTTTATTTCACTTGGTAACTCATGAACCAATGTGTCTCTTATGTCCAAGGTCTCTAAGTTCTGCAACTTACCAAGAGATTTAGGAAGAACCTGTACTTTCGTACCCCTTAGATTTAGGTACCTTAAGTGAAAAAGATTCCCTAAATTAcctgaaatataatttaaggatGTACCATGAAGGTCGAGTACTTTCAAAACCCTTGACTTTGAAGATAAGAGACCCGTGAAAAGCTCAAGCAGTCCTCCATTCCCAAAAACATGAATAGCACGAATGTGTGTGTAGTTAGTGCTCTTCAACACATTGTTGGAACTAATGTCTACAGATAAGCGTCTAGTTGTTCCACTTGTGGCTGACTCATCACCTCCATGCACAAAATGGCAAAAACACAAGTCCTTCAATTTTCTTACTATCATTTCATGTAATATATCATGGACTTGACAACTTTTAACTTTCCCTTCAAAGCCAACTGTTGAGACTTGAACCAGGCTTCTATAAATTAACTCGGATAAGTACTCATCTGCAATTTGCTCTGAAGTTCTTCTTCCATCAGACTGAACAAACCCTTCAGCTATCCATTGTCGTGTTAACCTGTTATGATTAATGGAGTAGTCCTGTGGATATATTCCAAAATACAAAATGCATGGTTTCAAATAGTAAGGCAGGTCATCATAACTGAGAGATAAAATCTTTGTTATACTAGTGAGATGGGCATTACGCTGCAACTCGAGGTTTAGATTTTGAttcaccttttgccattcaaagacagtttttgattttgttgaaagTAGACCACCAATGGCTACAATCGCCAAAGGCAGCCCCTTGCATTTTCTAACAATTTCATTTGACATACCTTCATGCAGTGCAGGACATTGCCCGTGTAGCTCAAATCTGAATGCCTTCTTGCAAAAGAGTTCCCATGCTTTGTCTGGAGGCAACAGTTGTAGGCTGAGAATATGAACAGGAAAGGATTTCTTGAAAAACTCAGCAACATGCATCATTCTAGTGGTGATTATGATCCTGCTACTTCTATTGTTATTAGGCATGGCAAATTCAACTTGGTCACAAAAATCTTCATGCCATACATCATCAAAGAATATCAAATACCTTTTGTGCTGCAAGTATTGCCTCGCTTCAGAAATTAGTGACTTCTCGTCCATTTCGTGTAACATTTCTGGAAGAGGGTCTTTTGCCTCCCTACAAAATTGCTTTATCATTTCTATGAATAACCCTCTGACACTGTATG comes from the Glycine soja cultivar W05 chromosome 6, ASM419377v2, whole genome shotgun sequence genome and includes:
- the LOC114417365 gene encoding disease resistance protein RPM1-like, which encodes MGSLFIEETEIVGFKLPRDELVGWLLKGTEERTVISVVGMGGLGKTTLAKHVFDSEKVKGHFDYRACITVSQSYSVRGLFIEMIKQFCREAKDPLPEMLHEMDEKSLISEARQYLQHKRYLIFFDDVWHEDFCDQVEFAMPNNNRSSRIIITTRMMHVAEFFKKSFPVHILSLQLLPPDKAWELFCKKAFRFELHGQCPALHEGMSNEIVRKCKGLPLAIVAIGGLLSTKSKTVFEWQKVNQNLNLELQRNAHLTSITKILSLSYDDLPYYLKPCILYFGIYPQDYSINHNRLTRQWIAEGFVQSDGRRTSEQIADEYLSELIYRSLVQVSTVGFEGKVKSCQVHDILHEMIVRKLKDLCFCHFVHGGDESATSGTTRRLSVDISSNNVLKSTNYTHIRAIHVFGNGGLLELFTGLLSSKSRVLKVLDLHGTSLNYISGNLGNLFHLRYLNLRGTKVQVLPKSLGKLQNLETLDIRDTLVHELPSEINMLKKLRHLLAFHRNYEARYSLLGFTTGVLMEKGIKNLTSLLKLCYVEVDHGGIDLIQEMKFLWQLSKLGLRRVRREYGNAICASVVEMKHLESLDITAIGEDEIIDLNPISSLPQLRRLKLKTRLEKMPNWISKLEFLVEIRLGLCNLKDDLLRSLENLPNLLKLGIWDNAYGGEILHFQSGGFPKLKELYLARLNRVNSVLIDKGSLLSLEYFIIAKIPHLKKLSSGIKALDNLKVIDFQDMSTELVESIDPKKGQDYEIINHVPQVLIRHWIGPKLYDFDIRSIH